Genomic window (Croceicoccus sp. Ery15):
CGCGCCCAGCGACAGAGGTGAATTGTGGCCGCAGGCTGGCAGATGCCGTCCGAATGGGCAAAGCAGGATTGGCTGTGGATCGGGTTTCCGCACGATCCGGTCGAATGGCCCGAAGTGCTGCCGCGCGCGCAGGAACAGATCGCTGCCTTTGCCAATGCGGTCGCCGAAAGCGGTCAGGACGTGCGCCTGCTGGTCCGCGATGCCGCGAACGAGGCGCGGGCGCGGCAATTGACCACCGCTGCCGTCACGCTGGAACGCCGGACATATGGCGATGTCTGGCTGCGTGATACCGGCCCGCTGGTGGTGCGCGGCGCGGATGGCGCGCGGCGGGCGATGCGGTTTGGCTTTAACGGCTGGGGCGGCAAGTTCGAGATGGAGGGCGACCAGACCATCGGCGCAGAAATCGCCGCCGATGCGGGGCTGGAGGTGCAGACCGCCGACTGGATATTGGAAGGCGGGGCCATCGACAATGATGGCACCGGCACCGTCGTCACCACCGAACAATGCCTGCTGAACCCCAACCGCAATCCGCAGCTGACCCGCAGCCAGATAGAGGCGCGGTTACAGCGCGATCTGGGCTTTACCCGCGTTGTCTGGCTGGGGCAGGGGCTGCTGAACGATCATACCGACGGCCATGTCGATAATCTGGCCCGTTTCGTGGGGCCGAACCGCATCGCGATCCCGCGCGCGACCATGGCCGACGATCCGAATCGCGCGATCTATGACGATGCCCGCCAGCGCGCGGCAGAGGCGGGGCTGGATGTGATCGAAATGCCTTCACCCGGCCTGGTCAGCGCGGGCGAGTTTGCCGAACCGGC
Coding sequences:
- a CDS encoding agmatine deiminase family protein, whose translation is MPSEWAKQDWLWIGFPHDPVEWPEVLPRAQEQIAAFANAVAESGQDVRLLVRDAANEARARQLTTAAVTLERRTYGDVWLRDTGPLVVRGADGARRAMRFGFNGWGGKFEMEGDQTIGAEIAADAGLEVQTADWILEGGAIDNDGTGTVVTTEQCLLNPNRNPQLTRSQIEARLQRDLGFTRVVWLGQGLLNDHTDGHVDNLARFVGPNRIAIPRATMADDPNRAIYDDARQRAAEAGLDVIEMPSPGLVSAGEFAEPASYMNFTITTHLVAVPVFGTPQDGAAIELLQSLFPDRRVVGLPADAVLAGGGGFHCASQQMPSAAD